In Bacteroidota bacterium, the following proteins share a genomic window:
- a CDS encoding alanine--tRNA ligase has protein sequence SKVQAATMDELKSIGDTLRSKLGSGVGVLASIIDDKVAFVCVVTDDLIQNKKLQAGKIVGAMAKEVGGGGGGKPHLATAGGKDVARLDEALAKTTVIVQSFIS, from the coding sequence CATCGAAAGTCCAGGCAGCAACGATGGATGAGTTGAAAAGCATCGGTGATACATTGCGCTCAAAATTAGGCAGCGGCGTCGGTGTGCTTGCCAGCATCATCGACGACAAGGTGGCATTCGTCTGCGTTGTGACGGATGATCTCATTCAAAACAAGAAGCTTCAGGCGGGAAAGATCGTCGGAGCAATGGCGAAGGAAGTGGGGGGCGGGGGCGGGGGCAAGCCCCATCTTGCGACCGCGGGTGGCAAAGATGTTGCCCGGCTCGACGAAGCACTCGCAAAAACAACGGTTATCGTTCAGTCATTCATTTCATAA
- a CDS encoding D-sedoheptulose 7-phosphate isomerase, whose product MAHLPVTILARQAFVQDELFASADTKKKIFDQCTDKIIKAVDVLINALNNKKKILLCGNGGSAADSQHLATEFTIRMNPNIKRPGIAALALTTDSSMLTAGANDIGYDNVFARAVEALGNSGDVLIGISTSGKSESVNNAFRMARSKGMATIGLLGKDGGSSKDLCDVAIIVPSSDTQRIQEGHITIGHILCGLVETEMYG is encoded by the coding sequence ATGGCTCATTTGCCGGTTACCATTCTTGCCCGACAGGCTTTCGTTCAGGATGAACTGTTTGCAAGCGCCGATACAAAGAAGAAGATCTTCGACCAATGCACGGACAAGATTATCAAGGCGGTTGATGTGCTTATCAACGCGCTGAACAACAAGAAGAAAATTCTGTTGTGCGGCAACGGCGGCAGTGCAGCCGACTCCCAGCATCTCGCCACGGAATTCACGATCCGCATGAATCCGAACATCAAACGCCCCGGCATAGCCGCTCTCGCGCTGACTACCGATTCTTCGATGCTGACGGCCGGCGCAAACGACATCGGGTATGACAACGTGTTTGCCCGTGCCGTCGAAGCGTTGGGTAATAGCGGCGACGTGCTGATCGGCATCAGCACAAGCGGGAAATCGGAAAGCGTCAACAACGCGTTCAGAATGGCAAGATCAAAAGGCATGGCAACAATCGGACTTCTCGGCAAAGACGGCGGTTCCTCAAAAGATCTCTGCGATGTTGCTATCATCGTCCCTTCCAGCGATACGCAACGCATTCAGGAAGGGCATATCACCATCGGTCACATTTTGTGCGGATTGGTGGAAACCGAGATGTACGGATAG